In Agromyces archimandritae, one genomic interval encodes:
- a CDS encoding copper resistance D family protein: MPRSVRVLGPAVLTAVALIATVVALSAGGGAAPLDFQDPGPVTRWGVPIAKLFVNLGAAGMIGALVLAVWALSPERREFDRALDVAAASAGVLTVASAATGFLSFLLVTGKSVAFDDAFGASLGQFLTAIPLGQAWLATTLIAAAVTVLAFAVRNHTALVFVAVLAVVALVPMAQQGHATGSVGHNEAITALGLHLVGAAVWLGGLLTLVLLQRSFEPGRLPIVLARYSSIALICFIVVAVSGYASAALRVGEWAELATPYGGLVIAKVAALIALGLFGAWQRGFWIRRLSGADAASQRAAGAGSAGAVGAGAGGEGGDRHPLGTSGRSWSQSSPSWASPRAWPQPSPARPPPSPRRCRRSGRRPPRSSPANRCRPGRNGGASSRSGGPT, translated from the coding sequence GTGCCCCGCTCCGTCCGCGTGCTCGGCCCCGCCGTGCTCACCGCCGTCGCACTCATCGCGACGGTCGTCGCGCTCTCCGCCGGCGGCGGCGCCGCCCCCCTCGACTTCCAGGATCCCGGCCCCGTCACCCGCTGGGGCGTGCCGATCGCGAAGCTGTTCGTGAACCTCGGCGCGGCCGGAATGATCGGCGCGCTCGTGCTCGCGGTGTGGGCGCTCAGCCCCGAGCGGCGCGAGTTCGACCGCGCCCTCGACGTCGCCGCCGCCTCGGCGGGCGTGCTCACGGTCGCAAGCGCCGCCACCGGGTTCCTCAGCTTCCTGCTCGTCACCGGCAAATCGGTCGCGTTCGACGACGCGTTCGGGGCGAGCCTCGGACAGTTCCTCACGGCGATCCCCCTCGGGCAGGCGTGGCTCGCGACGACGCTCATCGCCGCCGCCGTCACGGTGCTCGCCTTCGCCGTCCGCAATCACACCGCGCTCGTCTTCGTCGCCGTGCTCGCCGTCGTCGCGCTCGTGCCGATGGCGCAACAGGGGCACGCCACCGGGTCCGTAGGCCACAACGAGGCGATCACCGCGCTCGGCCTGCATCTCGTCGGCGCGGCCGTGTGGCTCGGCGGGCTGCTCACGCTCGTGCTGCTGCAGCGAAGCTTCGAGCCCGGCCGTCTGCCGATCGTGCTCGCGCGCTACTCGAGCATCGCCCTCATCTGCTTCATCGTCGTCGCCGTCTCCGGGTACGCGAGTGCCGCCCTGCGCGTGGGGGAGTGGGCCGAGCTCGCGACCCCGTACGGCGGGCTCGTGATCGCGAAGGTCGCCGCGCTCATCGCGCTCGGGCTGTTCGGGGCGTGGCAGCGCGGCTTCTGGATCCGTCGCCTCTCGGGTGCGGATGCCGCGTCGCAGCGCGCCGCGGGTGCGGGTTCGGCGGGTGCCGTGGGGGCGGGGGCCGGCGGGGAGGGCGGCGACCGGCATCCACTCGGGACTTCTGGGCGATCGTGGTCGCAGAGCTCGCCTTCATGGGCATCGCCTCGGGCGTGGCCGCAGCCCTCGCCCGCACGCCCACCCCCGTCGCCGAGACGGTGCCGTCGATCGGGCAGACGCCCGCCGAGATCCTCACCGGCGAACCGCTGCCGCCCTGGCCGGAATGGTGGCGCTTCTTCACGGAGTGGCGGCCCGACCTGA
- a CDS encoding cytochrome c oxidase assembly protein: protein MRRLRRRGDRWPIYRAVLWIAGMLLLAYITNGGVNAYEQYLFSAHMGAHMVLTMAVPVLLVPGAPVTLIARAVERRSDGSRGGREWVLLAVHSRFARVIANPIFAAVMFVASLWVFYYSPLFRWTMLDHIGHEWMIAHFLITGYLFVQSLIGIDPVPFRLPYPFRLLLLLGTMAFHAFFGLAIMSSTGLLLADWYGAMGWGTDALADQRVGGGLAWSIGEIPTLALAISVAVQWARSDEKETKRRDRHADRTGEAELEEYNARLQRLAVRDSEE, encoded by the coding sequence GTGCGGCGCCTCCGCCGCCGCGGCGACCGCTGGCCGATCTACCGCGCGGTGCTCTGGATCGCGGGCATGCTGCTGCTGGCATACATCACCAACGGCGGCGTGAACGCCTACGAGCAGTACCTGTTCTCGGCGCACATGGGCGCGCACATGGTGCTGACGATGGCGGTGCCGGTGCTGCTCGTGCCGGGCGCTCCGGTCACGCTCATCGCCCGCGCCGTCGAACGCCGGAGCGACGGCAGCCGCGGCGGCCGGGAATGGGTGCTGCTGGCCGTGCACTCCCGCTTCGCGCGCGTCATCGCGAACCCGATCTTCGCGGCCGTGATGTTCGTCGCTTCCCTCTGGGTCTTCTACTACTCGCCGCTGTTCCGCTGGACGATGCTCGACCACATCGGCCACGAGTGGATGATCGCGCACTTCCTCATCACCGGGTACCTGTTCGTGCAGTCGCTCATCGGCATCGACCCGGTGCCTTTCCGGCTGCCGTACCCGTTCCGGTTGTTGCTGCTGCTCGGCACGATGGCGTTCCATGCGTTCTTCGGGCTTGCGATCATGTCGAGCACGGGGCTGCTGCTCGCCGACTGGTACGGCGCGATGGGCTGGGGCACCGATGCGCTCGCCGACCAGCGCGTCGGCGGCGGGCTCGCCTGGTCGATCGGCGAGATCCCGACGCTCGCGCTCGCGATCAGCGTCGCCGTCCAGTGGGCGCGCAGCGACGAGAAGGAGACGAAGCGCCGCGACCGGCACGCCGACCGCACCGGCGAAGCCGAGCTCGAGGAGTACAACGCGCGCCTGCAGCGGCTCGCGGTCCGCGATTCGGAGGAGTAG
- a CDS encoding ATP-dependent DNA helicase, with product MTVTLTPEQQAVFAAIEGTRDNIFVTGRAGTGKSTLLNHLNWNTQKQIVICAPTGVAALNVGGQTIHSLFRLPIGVIADHDIEQNDAVRKILNAADTLVVDEVSMVNADLMDAMDRALRQARQRKAEPFGGVQLVLFGDPYQLAPVPPRDPHERAYFADTYRSMWFFDAKVWDEATLRIFELGEVHRQHDDEFKHMLNAVRHGQVTPEIGGRLNGIGARRPVPEQGAITLATRNDAVTRINRLQLQRLPGTALANQASIDGDYAGRAYPADERLELKVGAQVMFLRNDTRVGGDGPRWVNGTIGTVTRLDGEVRVDVDGAEYEVEPSTWEQFKYRWDPARKTLEKQIVAEFTQFPLRLAWAVTIHKAQGASYDTAIIDLGARVFSPGQTYVALSRLTGLNGLYLARGLRPSDIIVDEHVERFMAGAERELTG from the coding sequence GTGACCGTCACCCTCACCCCCGAACAGCAGGCGGTGTTCGCGGCGATCGAGGGCACCCGCGACAACATCTTCGTCACCGGCCGTGCCGGCACCGGCAAGTCGACCCTGCTGAACCACCTGAACTGGAACACGCAGAAGCAGATCGTCATCTGCGCCCCCACCGGCGTGGCCGCCCTGAACGTCGGCGGGCAGACGATCCACTCCCTGTTCCGCCTGCCGATCGGCGTCATCGCCGACCACGACATCGAGCAGAACGACGCCGTCCGCAAGATCCTGAACGCCGCAGACACCCTGGTCGTCGACGAGGTCTCCATGGTCAACGCCGACCTCATGGATGCGATGGACCGCGCCCTGCGCCAGGCGAGGCAACGCAAGGCCGAACCCTTCGGCGGGGTGCAGCTCGTGCTGTTCGGCGACCCCTACCAGCTGGCCCCCGTGCCGCCGCGCGACCCCCACGAACGCGCCTACTTCGCCGACACGTACCGCTCCATGTGGTTCTTCGACGCGAAGGTCTGGGACGAGGCGACCCTGCGGATCTTCGAGCTCGGCGAGGTGCACCGCCAGCACGACGACGAGTTCAAGCACATGCTGAACGCCGTGCGGCACGGGCAGGTCACCCCCGAGATCGGCGGGCGGCTGAACGGCATCGGCGCCCGCCGCCCCGTGCCCGAACAGGGCGCGATCACCCTCGCGACCCGCAACGACGCCGTCACCCGCATCAACCGGCTGCAGCTGCAACGACTGCCCGGCACCGCGCTAGCCAACCAGGCATCCATCGACGGGGACTATGCCGGCCGCGCCTACCCCGCCGACGAACGCCTCGAACTCAAGGTCGGCGCGCAGGTCATGTTCCTCCGCAACGACACCCGCGTCGGCGGCGACGGCCCGCGCTGGGTGAACGGCACCATCGGCACCGTCACCCGCCTCGATGGCGAGGTGCGCGTCGACGTCGACGGCGCCGAATACGAGGTCGAACCGAGCACCTGGGAGCAGTTCAAATACCGGTGGGATCCGGCCCGCAAAACGCTCGAGAAGCAGATCGTCGCCGAATTCACCCAGTTCCCGCTGCGCCTGGCGTGGGCCGTCACGATCCACAAGGCCCAGGGCGCGAGCTACGACACCGCGATCATCGACCTCGGGGCGCGCGTCTTCAGCCCCGGGCAGACCTACGTCGCCCTCTCACGGCTCACCGGCCTGAACGGCCTCTACCTCGCACGGGGCCTCAGACCCAGCGACATCATCGTCGACGAACACGTCGAACGATTCATGGCTGGTGCGGAACGCGAGCTGACTGGTTAG
- a CDS encoding serine hydrolase domain-containing protein, producing the protein MAERLGGIRRVLVVGTAIVALIALAGCTSPATDRYKQVAGSFDDDRAAALQGVLEEAVRLSGSSGGIAGVWSPWAGEWTAAVGTESFEEGSAPVTEKTGIRMATSTAAITCTIMLRLAEEDKIDPDAPVAELLRDMPGLHGATPAQLCQNTSGIADYYGQLKPQFLGNPQREWSTLELISNALAMKRTGTAGHTFSYSRGGILLLALALERTTGSSWNSLAERYVFDPLELEHTRLPAGSEKLGAGSLHGYSAAFSDKKPVCDQRLDLGASSSSTGGGAAGAVSTLAELHTMAQAFASGALLSEESAEAQWAAIPMGSKAAGWQDYGLGAAQYGPLRGIAGEVPGALTAVFADAGSGLTVVVALNNSTSGSALVRETAFAMASIGAKADAAKGRERPFVELPWSLEQAQEKMAKFGKCPAAAE; encoded by the coding sequence GTGGCTGAACGACTGGGGGGAATCCGGCGCGTGCTCGTCGTCGGAACGGCGATCGTCGCGCTCATCGCGCTGGCCGGATGCACGTCGCCGGCGACGGATCGCTACAAACAGGTCGCGGGATCGTTCGACGACGATCGCGCCGCCGCACTGCAGGGCGTCCTGGAAGAGGCCGTGCGCCTCAGCGGATCCAGCGGCGGCATCGCAGGCGTCTGGTCGCCGTGGGCCGGCGAATGGACCGCGGCCGTCGGCACCGAGAGCTTCGAGGAGGGCAGCGCCCCGGTCACGGAGAAGACCGGCATCCGCATGGCGACCTCGACCGCGGCGATCACGTGCACGATCATGCTGCGGCTCGCCGAGGAGGACAAGATCGACCCGGATGCGCCCGTCGCCGAGCTGCTGCGCGACATGCCCGGGCTGCACGGCGCGACGCCCGCGCAACTCTGCCAGAACACCTCGGGCATCGCCGACTACTACGGGCAGCTGAAACCGCAGTTCCTCGGCAACCCGCAACGCGAATGGTCCACCCTCGAGCTCATCTCGAACGCGCTGGCGATGAAGCGCACCGGCACCGCCGGGCACACCTTCTCGTACTCGCGCGGCGGCATCCTGCTGCTCGCCCTCGCGCTCGAACGCACCACCGGCAGTTCGTGGAACAGCCTCGCCGAACGCTACGTCTTCGACCCGCTCGAACTCGAGCACACGCGCCTGCCCGCCGGTTCCGAGAAACTCGGCGCCGGATCCCTGCACGGCTACTCGGCCGCCTTCTCGGACAAGAAACCCGTCTGCGACCAGCGCCTCGATCTCGGCGCGAGCTCGAGTTCGACCGGCGGCGGCGCGGCCGGTGCCGTCTCGACCCTCGCCGAACTGCACACCATGGCGCAGGCCTTCGCCTCGGGGGCGCTGCTCTCGGAGGAATCGGCCGAGGCGCAGTGGGCCGCGATCCCGATGGGCAGCAAGGCCGCCGGCTGGCAGGACTACGGGCTCGGCGCCGCACAGTACGGGCCGTTGCGCGGCATCGCGGGCGAAGTGCCCGGCGCTCTCACCGCCGTCTTCGCCGACGCCGGCAGCGGACTGACCGTCGTCGTCGCGCTGAACAACTCGACCTCCGGGTCGGCGCTCGTGCGCGAGACCGCGTTCGCGATGGCATCCATCGGCGCGAAGGCCGACGCCGCCAAGGGTCGCGAGCGCCCCTTCGTCGAGCTGCCGTGGTCGCTCGAGCAGGCGCAGGAGAAGATGGCCAAGTTCGGCAAGTGCCCGGCGGCGGCCGAGTAG